Genomic window (Streptomyces sp. RerS4):
CGGTAGGCGAGACGGACACTGTCACCGGTGGTGAAGTCCTCCATGGTCTTCCTCCTCTTCGTATCTGTGGGTCTGGCCACGGCCAGGGCGGATCCATGCGCCGGACCACGCCAGGGCGCGCGGACTGGCGGAGACGGGAGTACGGCGCGTCGTCAGCTCGTGACGTGTACCAACTCCAATTCCCAGTCGATGTGTTCCGCCTCGCTGCCGTGGGGTACCCGTGCGAAGCATTCCTTCCTGAGCCAGGTGCGGATCGGCTTGACGGGCATGTCCACGAGCGCGGAGCCGTCCCTTCCCCGCAACAGGACGCGCAGGTCGGGTCGTCCGTGGCACGGGCAGGGTGGCCAGATCCGTACGTCACCGAGGCCGGTGGGGGCGCGTAGACCGTCCCGTAGGAGGTCGCGTGCGAAGATCCACCGCGCGTCAAGCCCCACACCGGTGATCACCTCCAGTGAGAGTGCGAACGGATCTGCCGTGCTGTACCGCCAGCGGACCGTGAGGGGGATCGAGAGGTCGGCGCCGGCGATGAGCCGGCCGTCGAGTGCGAGCTCGCTCGTGGAGTGGGCGGGACGTGGTGACATGGGATTCCATTCCTCCGGTGTCGGGATGTGGTGTACGGGCGAACGGCGGTGACCTGCCGTACGGTCACGCCGGGCTCAGGGCATGGACGGCCTCGATGATGAGGTCGGCCACGAGGCCCGGTTGGGAGAGGGTCACCGCGTGGGAGGCCGTCGCCGCCTCCCTCACCGTCGCTCCGGCGCGATGGGCGGTGAACCTCTGGATCTCGGGGGACAGCGCCCGGTCGGCGCCGGCGATCAACACCCAGGTCGGCTTGCCGCGCCAGGCCGCGACCGAAGCGGTGTCGGTGAAGGTGGTCTCGGCGACGGGACGCTGGATGACGGCCATGACCTCGGCGAGGTCGGGTGGGACATCGGCCGCGAAGACCTCCGGGTAGGCGTCGGCGCGGATGGTGAGCTCCGCGCTCGGGCCGTCGGCGCGGGCGCACGGCGAGCGTTGGAGGCAATCGCGTACCGGCGCGGGCCCGATGCGGTCCTGGAGGTCCGCGTAGCTTTCCCCGGCGTCGGGGAGGTAGGAGGACACGTAGACCAGGCCGACGATCCTGGCCGTCGCCCCGGCCGCGCTGATCACGGCCCCTCCATAGGCATGGCCGACCAGGACCACCGGGCCGTCGATCCGGTCGAGGAAGGCGCTGAGGTAGGCCGTGTCGTGGGCCAGGCCGCGCAGCGGGGTGGCGGCGGCGAGGACCGGGATCCGATGGCGCTGGAGTTCGGCGACGACCCCTATCCAACTGCTGGTGTCGGCGAATCCGCCGTGGACGAGGACGACGCTCGGGGCGGTGGTGGGCATCAGGGAGCCTTTCCGGGCGGGGTGGCGGCCGGCGGTTCTTCGGTCACGGCATGAGGTCTTGGCGGCCCGGATCCGAGGCGTGGGTCTGCCACTGGCTCGGGGAGATCCCGAAGGCGTCGCGGAACACCCGGCTGAAGTGCGCGGCGCTGATGAAGCCCCATCGGTGGGCGACGACCGCGACGGTGCTGGTGCGGCTCGGGGTGCGGGCGAGTTCGCGGCGGCATTCCTCCAGGCGTCGACGGCGCACCCACTGGCCGACCGTCACGCCCTGCTTCTGAAAGAGCTTGTGCAGGTACCGCACCGAGATGTGGTGTGCACGAGCGATGCTCTCCGGTGACAGATCGGGGTCCATCAGGTTCGCGTCGATGTGGCGGCGTATCCGGGACAACAGTTCGGCGCTGGTGGCCATCTGAGGTGCGTTCTCCTTCTCCAGGAGATCGGTGATGAGGAGGGAGAGCAGATCGGCGGCATGGTGGGCCAGCCGGTGGCGGGAGGTGGGAAGCTCGTGGTGCGGTCGGCCCGTGGCGCGCTCCCAGGTAGCGAGTTCCAGCAGGAATCGGGAGGCCAGCGAGCCGATCCCGGTGCTTCCGGGGGCACGCAGCCCGTTGAGGTGGGCGAGTTCGCCGCGCGCGGGGGCAAGGTAGAAGCGGGGCACGCGGAACCAGAGGAAGGTGCTGGACACGGCGTGCAGGAGGTTCGGGGGCTGGGGGGCGCTGCTGATCAGCAGGTCGCCCGGCTCCAGGGGGGTGTCGACGCCGTGGGACCGGATGAGCGCGGTTCCTTGGCGGTAGACGCCCACGTGCAGGTGGTCGTCGGGTCCGGTGCCCGGGGGTGGTGGCAGGAGGTCTATGCGGGTCGGCCCGCCGCCGGCCCGCGACTTGACGCGCGCGGGCGGGACCGTTTGGGGCATGGCTGTGGTGTCCGACGGGATCACGGGAATTCCAATCCGGGGTGAAGGGGAGCGGCTGGGCGGGTGATCGGCCGGGCGGGCCGCGAGGACGACTCGACGCCGGGGTCCGCCGGGTCGCTCTCGGGTGGCTCTTACGGATCCCGCCGGTTGAGCCGCGTCACGCGGTGCCGGGCGGCGGGGGTCAGGCGAGATCCGGAGGAAACCGGCCTGGTCGGTAACGGACGGAAAGCCGGGCATACGCTGCCGGCGGCGCGGGCGCGACGACGCGCGGCAGGACTCGTGTCAGCCCTGCGCGCGGTGGTTCGGGTGAACAGCGGCGGCGTCGCGCCGCCGGCGGAAGTGGCCCGGATACCCGGCCACCCCGGCCACCCCGGCCACCAACCAGGTACTCAGGCCGGCGTGGCCGGCCGCCCTGGCGGGTGCATGGCGCGGGAGCGGGGCGACGTGCCGACCGTCGTCGGAGCGGTCACGGCCGTGGTGACGGCGGAGTGATTCGGACGTAACCACCCGACGGTCGGCGCTGATGTCGTCGTCCGCGTGGCGGAGCGTCTCCCGCGTCCGACACCGGCCGTGGACCCCGCTCGGCGGCGTTCCTTCCCACCGTCGGCGTGGAGCGTCGTTCTCGCCCCCTCCTCGGTGACCGAATCGTGCACGGCTCCGTACTCCTCTCGACTGGGCCGGTCCCCGGGGCCCGGTGTCACGCGGCCCTTGGACCCGGGCCCTCGGCCGGCCCTGGTGTGCCTCTGGCCTGGAAGAAGTCTGACGCGCGTGCCCCAGGCGGCACCACCGACGGCCGTAGGGAATGTCCGGAGCCGCTTCCTCACTCTGTAGCAAGGCCGGCGCGCAGCAGAACCCGCAGGTCAGGAGGTGTGTATCAGGGGGTGCTCAGTGGCGCCGGCGCGGAGCCGGCCACCAGGTCGCGGATCCGCAGGCCCAGGTGGAGCAGCAGCCGGTTGGCGCCGCTGTCCAGGTCCAGTCCGGTGATCTGCTGGATCTGCCGCAGGCGGTAGTAGAGCGAGGTCCGGTGCAGGTTCAGGGCCTCGGCGGTCCTGGGCGCGGAACCGCCGTTCTCCAGGAAGCAGCGCAGTGTCTCCTCCAACCGCTGGGTCGCGGGACCCTCCAACAGCCGCCGCAGCGGCTGGGGGACGAGGGACTCGTTGAGCGCGTGCTCGGGAAGCTGCATCAGGACGGCGAACTCGCCGAGCGTCTCCCAGTCGCCCACCCGCTCCAGATGTGTCAGTCGCCGCGCCGCCGCGGCGGCGACCCGTGACTGATCGGCGGATATCCACGCGTCCGCGAGCCCGGCGCGACGGCCTCCGATTCCGACCACGGCGCACGCGCGGTCGCCCAGGAAGGCCTCCAACGCCCCGAGGGCACCACGCGATTGGGCGGCGAGTTCCTCCGGACGCGGCTCGCACTCGAAGGTCTGGAGCAGGACGGCCCGGTCCGCCCCCACCGACAGGAGGCCGCGCGCGGTGCGCGTATGCACCAGTGCCTCCAGAGCACCCCGCAACGCCGCCGCGACCTGTCCGGGAGGCAGCGCGGGCGCCGCCACGCGGACCGTACTGACCACACAGTGCGCCCGGTCGAGGAGTAGCCCTTGGTCGATCAGCAGCCCCCGCGCCGTGGTCCGTTCCATCCCGTCGGAGCCGAGCAGTCCCTCCAGCAACCGCCCCTGCCTCCTGGAGGCCTCGTCGGCCGCCATCCGGTCGGCGTACAGCTGCGCCGCCACGCCGGGGGTGGCCTCTTCGATGGCCGCGGTCTCGGTCTCGGTCAGCCGCCCGTTCGGGGCGACCACCATGAGGACGCCCAGCAGGTGGCCGCGCTCCCGCAGCGGCACGCAGTAGCGCGGCAGCAGGCCGAGGTCGTCCCGGCCCGCGAGGAATCCGGGTCGGGGCCACTGCATCACGCCCTGCGCCAGGACGTGCCGGATGGCCTCGGTGCCCGCCAAGCCCTGGAGCAGGGTGTGGATGCGCACCGGGTCCTCGTCCCCGTAGTGACGGCTCGTGCAGATCATCCGGACGAGTTCGTCGTCGATGACCACCGATCGTCCCAACTCCGCCGCGAGCGCGTCGACGAGCGTCTGTAGGGCATCACTGGCACCGCGTGCCCGCCGAATGGAACCCGTCACGATGAAACCTTCCGCTGCCTGTCCTTGCCGTGTGCGGATCGGGGGTTGGTCACCTGTGCGGGACGCCGCCGCATGACGGCGGGTCAGCGGGCACGTGTGGGGACCTCCGATCAATGATGATCTTGCCTGGGAGTGCACTCGGCGGCGTAGGTCATTTGACTGTCGGAACAGCCCTCGACGCCGCGGGGCCGTGTGACGACCGACACCCGCGGGTGGATTCGGCCACGGTCGGCTTCCTCGTCGTCCCCGTGTTGGGGTGGTCGCGGACCGGTGGCGGTCAGCGACCCCGCACCGTGCCGAAGTAGTCGGCCAGGGTGGTGATCGCCGCCGGGTTGCGCGGGCTTTCCACCAGATCCACGTAGTCGAGCACGATGATCCGCTTGTTCTTGACCGCGGACACCTG
Coding sequences:
- a CDS encoding SsgA family sporulation/cell division regulator — translated: MSPRPAHSTSELALDGRLIAGADLSIPLTVRWRYSTADPFALSLEVITGVGLDARWIFARDLLRDGLRAPTGLGDVRIWPPCPCHGRPDLRVLLRGRDGSALVDMPVKPIRTWLRKECFARVPHGSEAEHIDWELELVHVTS
- a CDS encoding alpha/beta hydrolase; translation: MPTTAPSVVLVHGGFADTSSWIGVVAELQRHRIPVLAAATPLRGLAHDTAYLSAFLDRIDGPVVLVGHAYGGAVISAAGATARIVGLVYVSSYLPDAGESYADLQDRIGPAPVRDCLQRSPCARADGPSAELTIRADAYPEVFAADVPPDLAEVMAVIQRPVAETTFTDTASVAAWRGKPTWVLIAGADRALSPEIQRFTAHRAGATVREAATASHAVTLSQPGLVADLIIEAVHALSPA
- a CDS encoding helix-turn-helix domain-containing protein is translated as MPQTVPPARVKSRAGGGPTRIDLLPPPPGTGPDDHLHVGVYRQGTALIRSHGVDTPLEPGDLLISSAPQPPNLLHAVSSTFLWFRVPRFYLAPARGELAHLNGLRAPGSTGIGSLASRFLLELATWERATGRPHHELPTSRHRLAHHAADLLSLLITDLLEKENAPQMATSAELLSRIRRHIDANLMDPDLSPESIARAHHISVRYLHKLFQKQGVTVGQWVRRRRLEECRRELARTPSRTSTVAVVAHRWGFISAAHFSRVFRDAFGISPSQWQTHASDPGRQDLMP
- a CDS encoding PucR family transcriptional regulator — encoded protein: MTGSIRRARGASDALQTLVDALAAELGRSVVIDDELVRMICTSRHYGDEDPVRIHTLLQGLAGTEAIRHVLAQGVMQWPRPGFLAGRDDLGLLPRYCVPLRERGHLLGVLMVVAPNGRLTETETAAIEEATPGVAAQLYADRMAADEASRRQGRLLEGLLGSDGMERTTARGLLIDQGLLLDRAHCVVSTVRVAAPALPPGQVAAALRGALEALVHTRTARGLLSVGADRAVLLQTFECEPRPEELAAQSRGALGALEAFLGDRACAVVGIGGRRAGLADAWISADQSRVAAAAARRLTHLERVGDWETLGEFAVLMQLPEHALNESLVPQPLRRLLEGPATQRLEETLRCFLENGGSAPRTAEALNLHRTSLYYRLRQIQQITGLDLDSGANRLLLHLGLRIRDLVAGSAPAPLSTP